From the genome of Astatotilapia calliptera chromosome 3, fAstCal1.2, whole genome shotgun sequence:
TCATTTAAGAAATATGATGAACATAAGAAATGTAAAATTATGGACAAGCTCTATTTAGAATCACCTTTCTCCTTATAGCACATACACAATGATAAATTAACTTAATCATGTAAAATCACTAAACGTGATTTGCTaaggatgaaaaaaaatactacagaTTTTTGCATCTGACAGGTGGAGACGAATTCCAAACAGGAAGAAGCATCTCAGGTGTGACCACTGAGTGTCGCCTCCTCTGGCGCACTTTTCCACGCTTTTTCAGAAGACAGGGGGTGGAGACTGACATGATGCTGAGAATTGTTGACACGCCTCCTGGAGTGCCTGACCCACTGAGCATCCACCAACTCTGCCCTGAAGGCGTGCATGTGCTCGGCATCGTTGTGAGAGCCGACCTGCCGCACGAAGGCAAACACCTGCAGCAGCATGCAGAGGTACTGCGCTCTGTGACTCGGATATCAGGCCCCTGAGCTCATGGTCatcttgtgttatttttaacagCATTGTCTGCATCTGctaattgtgtttgttttctgtgtttgtattttggcctTCAGAAGCTCCTTGGTCCAGAATGGCATCAGCATTCCATACTTATCCTCACGCATTCTGACCACCTGAGAGAGACGGGGCTTCAGCCTTCAGCCTACCTTGCCCAGCCCTTTACTGGCTGGCTCAGAAATCTGGCTGGGGAAATAAGGGGCGGGGTCTGGTTCCTAGATAACACCAGTGATTGGTCGTCAGTCAGAGGGCGACCACTCAGAGACCAAATTCTTTGCCTCTCAGCCAAGAACCATCACAGGGCTCTGACCATCAGGACCTCTGTCTGACACCATGCGGGGCCTTTATTTGGTTAATCTTTAAATCTGAAGTCAGCTTCTTATCACATAAAGTTATTTGTGGAAAGAAATTATGTATTTCTTTCTTATGGCTGCTTTATTATTCACTTAAAGTGATCGGTATTGCTTTAACTGCTTTGTGTTTGAACAGAGACCACTGACACCACACAGTGACAAGTTTGTTAAACTCTTCATTTACAAAACACCTGAAGAAACAGGTGCTTAGTCACAGTAAGCAT
Proteins encoded in this window:
- the LOC113019493 gene encoding GTPase IMAP family member GIMD1-like is translated as MALKAEHGQPGNSLFDFLSRWVNHHGDGKRDVLVLNVVLLGGPQSGRSSVGNALLGGDEFQTGRSISGVTTECRLLWRTFPRFFRRQGVETDMMLRIVDTPPGVPDPLSIHQLCPEGVHVLGIVVRADLPHEGKHLQQHAEKLLGPEWHQHSILILTHSDHLRETGLQPSAYLAQPFTGWLRNLAGEIRGGVWFLDNTSDWSSVRGRPLRDQILCLSAKNHHRALTIRTSV